Proteins encoded within one genomic window of Haematobia irritans isolate KBUSLIRL chromosome 5, ASM5000362v1, whole genome shotgun sequence:
- the LOC142239738 gene encoding uncharacterized protein LOC142239738 — MVKSSEISKAGEEKVRESKFPYRQAVGGLMYLMLGSRPDLAYSIGFLSRTLENPSSEDVMRVKRVFRYIAGTLSYGIAYDAKNNPKLECFSDADFGGCMKTGRSTSGVVIK, encoded by the coding sequence ATGGTTAAAAgttctgaaatttcaaaagcaGGGGAAGAAAAAGTACGTGAATCTAAATTTCCATATAGACAAGCTGTTGGTGGTCTTATGTACTTAATGCTGGGTAGTAGACCTGACTTGGCATACAGCATCGGATTTTTATCAAGAACTTTGGAAAACCCATCCTCTGAAGATGTAATGCGTGTGAAAAGAGTTTTTAGATATATCGCTGGTACGTTGAGCTACGGTATCGCATATGACGCCAAAAACAATCCAAAGCTGGAATGTTTCAGTGATGCTGATTTCGGCGGATGTATGAAAACTGGTAGATCAACCTCTGGAGTGgtaattaaataa